In the Carboxydothermus hydrogenoformans Z-2901 genome, one interval contains:
- the dapB gene encoding 4-hydroxy-tetrahydrodipicolinate reductase: MARIVMLGACGKMGREISKNLLMHSEHELVGFVDVVNVGQDFGEILGISRLGKTVEDNLKEVILKTNPEIVLDFSRASGAFTNILIALENKVRVVSGTTGFSQEQIKKIEDVSNANNLGCIIAPNFSIGALLLMKLAQMAAKYFSHVEIIEYHHNLKVDAPSGTAIKTAELLSSIRENQPSAIQEEEKIPGSRGGDYRGIKIHSVRLPGLVAHQEVIFGGRGQSLTLRHDVYSRESYLDGILFALKKVLELDRFVFGLDELLF, from the coding sequence ATGGCGCGAATAGTTATGCTTGGGGCTTGTGGTAAAATGGGAAGAGAAATAAGTAAAAACCTTCTAATGCATTCCGAACATGAGTTAGTTGGATTTGTTGACGTGGTAAATGTGGGGCAGGATTTCGGTGAAATTTTGGGTATTTCCCGGTTGGGTAAAACGGTGGAGGATAACCTAAAAGAGGTAATTTTAAAAACGAACCCCGAGATTGTTTTGGATTTTTCGCGGGCTTCCGGAGCATTTACTAACATTTTAATAGCGTTAGAAAACAAGGTAAGAGTGGTCTCGGGTACTACCGGTTTTTCCCAGGAGCAGATTAAAAAAATTGAGGATGTGAGTAATGCAAATAACCTGGGTTGTATCATAGCTCCCAATTTTTCTATTGGTGCCTTATTATTGATGAAGTTGGCGCAAATGGCAGCAAAATATTTTTCCCATGTAGAAATAATTGAATACCACCATAATTTAAAAGTTGATGCTCCATCCGGAACTGCCATAAAAACTGCAGAACTCCTTAGCTCTATCCGGGAAAATCAGCCCAGCGCAATTCAAGAAGAAGAAAAAATTCCCGGGAGCCGTGGCGGAGACTACAGGGGTATAAAAATACATAGTGTTCGTCTTCCCGGGTTAGTTGCCCACCAGGAGGTAATATTTGGGGGCAGAGGCCAGAGTCTAACGTTGAGGCATGATGTTTACAGCCGGGAAAGCTATTTGGATGGAATCTTATTTGCTCTTAAAAAGGTTTTGGAATTGGATAGGTTTGTGTTTGGTCTGGATGAATTATTGTTTTAA
- the dapG gene encoding aspartate kinase, whose product MAKKFIILKFGGTSLKTAELREKVAQKIINTFESGYQPVVVVSAIGRKGDPYATDTLLNFAYEVNRDLPPREADLLMACGEIISGVIMVNTLAKMGYKAKLFTGAQAGIITDDNFTSASILKVKADKILKAVDEGFIPVVCGFQGVTEDGEVTTLGRGGSDTTAAALGVALKAEFIDIYTDVEGIKTADPRIVEDAKTLEVVTYNEISQLAHEGAKVIHPRAVEIAMQKNIPLRIKSTLTDGEGTLVTSHAEVYGEVIEVIRDRIITGIAHIPGVTQIKILREDTPEIVNLAQKVFKGLALAEISVDFINISPEGLAFTVKGEVTEKAVDVLENMGFTPRIRRNCAKIAAVGAGMTGVPGVMAKIVEALTREQIEILQSTDSYTTIWVLVDGENMEKAVRAIHKAFKLNE is encoded by the coding sequence ATGGCTAAAAAGTTTATCATTTTAAAGTTTGGCGGAACAAGTTTAAAGACGGCGGAACTCCGGGAAAAGGTAGCCCAAAAAATAATTAATACTTTTGAATCTGGCTATCAACCGGTGGTGGTGGTATCGGCTATTGGCCGGAAGGGCGACCCTTATGCTACCGATACTTTGTTAAACTTTGCCTACGAGGTAAATCGGGATTTGCCACCTCGGGAAGCGGATTTATTAATGGCGTGCGGGGAAATAATTAGCGGTGTAATTATGGTTAATACCCTGGCCAAAATGGGGTATAAAGCAAAACTGTTTACCGGTGCTCAGGCTGGAATTATCACTGATGATAACTTTACCTCGGCATCGATTTTAAAAGTTAAAGCCGATAAGATTTTAAAAGCGGTGGATGAAGGTTTTATCCCTGTGGTTTGCGGATTTCAGGGAGTAACGGAAGACGGCGAGGTTACCACTCTGGGACGGGGCGGAAGCGATACTACCGCTGCGGCTTTGGGAGTTGCTTTGAAGGCCGAGTTTATTGATATTTACACCGATGTGGAAGGAATCAAAACGGCCGATCCGCGAATAGTTGAGGATGCTAAAACCTTAGAGGTGGTGACTTATAACGAAATTTCCCAGCTGGCGCATGAAGGGGCTAAAGTTATTCATCCCCGGGCGGTGGAAATTGCGATGCAAAAAAATATCCCTCTGCGCATTAAATCAACCCTGACCGACGGTGAAGGAACACTTGTCACCTCCCACGCTGAAGTTTACGGCGAAGTAATTGAAGTAATTCGGGACCGGATTATAACCGGTATTGCCCATATTCCCGGGGTAACCCAGATAAAAATTTTAAGGGAAGATACCCCGGAAATTGTGAATTTAGCCCAAAAGGTGTTTAAAGGCTTAGCTTTGGCGGAAATAAGCGTGGATTTTATTAATATAAGTCCCGAGGGCTTGGCGTTTACCGTTAAAGGGGAAGTGACGGAAAAAGCGGTGGATGTTTTAGAAAATATGGGTTTTACCCCGAGAATACGCCGAAATTGTGCTAAGATAGCTGCGGTGGGGGCCGGGATGACCGGTGTGCCGGGGGTTATGGCTAAAATTGTGGAAGCCTTAACGCGGGAACAAATTGAAATTCTCCAATCCACCGACTCGTACACTACCATCTGGGTACTGGTGGATGGGGAAAATATGGAAAAAGCTGTTAGGGCTATTCACAAAGCTTTTAAACTAAACGAATAA
- the dpaB gene encoding dipicolinate synthase subunit B: MIKVGFAFTGSHCTLPGLLGVLEKLAGKFDITPIFSESVQNTISRFGDGKEFMQKVESITGKKGITTLTEAEPIGPQKLFDVLVIAPCTGNTMAKLANGITDSVVLMAAKAHLRNQKPLILAISTNDALGMNAKNLGLLLNAKNIFFVPFGQDNPKDKPNSLIANLNYLEDTINEALKGRQIQPMLITYS, from the coding sequence ATGATTAAAGTTGGTTTTGCTTTTACTGGATCTCACTGTACATTACCCGGTTTACTCGGGGTTTTGGAAAAATTGGCCGGAAAATTTGATATTACTCCGATTTTTTCGGAAAGTGTACAAAATACCATTTCGCGTTTTGGTGACGGGAAAGAATTCATGCAAAAAGTAGAAAGCATTACCGGGAAAAAGGGTATAACAACCCTAACGGAAGCGGAGCCTATCGGTCCGCAAAAACTTTTTGATGTATTGGTGATTGCTCCCTGCACCGGTAATACTATGGCAAAGCTGGCCAACGGGATAACCGATTCGGTTGTGTTAATGGCTGCTAAAGCCCACTTAAGAAACCAAAAGCCTTTAATTTTAGCAATATCCACCAACGATGCTTTGGGTATGAATGCCAAGAATTTAGGGTTATTATTAAATGCAAAAAATATATTTTTTGTACCGTTTGGGCAGGATAATCCCAAAGATAAGCCGAATTCTTTAATTGCAAACTTAAATTACTTAGAAGACACTATAAATGAAGCGTTAAAGGGAAGACAAATTCAACCAATGCTTATTACCTATTCTTAA
- a CDS encoding DNA translocase FtsK, which yields MAKYKNTKQKNKKSFTGELLGIFLMLLGMIGVVSIFSDKTGSIGLFFRHWFTVFAGQGSFLLPLIIFAIGFKLSFGHTIKHFGKKEAGLLVLVAAFLIFLTIKLPLSVMFTMAWQGDGGGVIGALLTYGALKSLGLVGTYLLLLTLILIGFLLILDLSFKEFMQNLIGGLNKIKAFVVESIFPLFIEEEELKPKKQRKEPVIIEMPPPPEPVFNFQSESFPVHVEAEERAAQKEKENKKTIKENDENITSFEQLSLKDFEKYQLPPISLLNRPKSSRNQMNRDISENIKILEETLESFGVQATVKEVSCGPAITRYELEPAPGVKVSKIVSLADDIALKLAAADVRIEAPIPGKAAVGIEVPNKEINMVVLREIIETPEFQNQASPLAFALGKDIAGKPIVADLQKMPHLLIAGATGSGKSVCLNTLISSILFRATPQEVKFLMIDPKMVELVTFNGIPHLISPVVTNAKKAAISLRWAVREMERRYELFAKYGVRDITRFNSLVLTKGGEDLSYLPYIVIIIDELADLMMVSPAEVEDSICRLAQMARAAGMHLVVATQRPSVDVITGLIKANIPSRISFAVSSQTDSRTILDMAGAEKLLGKGDMLFFPVGASKPIRVQGAYMSDKEVEAVVEFWKKQGDPEFSSEFEQELDVEEDSQLEEDELLPQAVKIVMDAGHASISLLQRRLRIGYARAARLIDQMERKGIVGGYEGSKPRSVLISYEQYKEMFKDL from the coding sequence ATGGCAAAATACAAGAATACCAAGCAGAAAAATAAAAAAAGTTTTACCGGTGAATTGTTGGGAATTTTTTTAATGCTCTTGGGAATGATTGGAGTCGTCAGTATTTTCTCGGATAAAACCGGCTCGATAGGATTGTTTTTCCGGCACTGGTTTACCGTTTTTGCCGGTCAGGGGAGTTTTCTTTTACCATTAATTATTTTTGCTATTGGTTTTAAACTTTCTTTTGGTCATACTATTAAACACTTTGGTAAAAAAGAAGCGGGTTTACTTGTCCTCGTGGCAGCATTTTTGATTTTTTTAACGATAAAACTACCGTTAAGCGTAATGTTTACCATGGCCTGGCAGGGTGACGGGGGAGGAGTAATTGGGGCGCTCCTAACTTATGGTGCCTTAAAATCTCTGGGATTAGTAGGCACCTACCTTTTGCTCCTAACCCTTATTTTAATTGGATTTTTACTAATTTTGGATTTATCTTTTAAAGAATTTATGCAAAATCTCATTGGCGGTCTGAATAAAATAAAGGCTTTTGTGGTGGAAAGCATCTTTCCGTTGTTTATTGAGGAAGAAGAACTCAAGCCCAAAAAGCAAAGAAAAGAGCCCGTAATTATTGAGATGCCGCCACCGCCTGAACCTGTTTTTAATTTTCAATCGGAAAGCTTTCCGGTCCATGTAGAGGCAGAAGAAAGGGCTGCCCAAAAGGAGAAAGAAAATAAGAAAACCATAAAGGAAAACGACGAAAATATAACTTCCTTTGAACAGCTAAGTCTTAAAGATTTTGAAAAGTACCAACTGCCACCAATATCTCTGTTAAATCGGCCTAAATCATCCCGCAATCAAATGAATCGGGATATTTCCGAGAATATCAAAATCCTGGAAGAAACCCTTGAAAGTTTTGGGGTTCAAGCCACTGTTAAGGAAGTTTCCTGCGGACCGGCGATAACCCGCTATGAATTGGAACCTGCCCCAGGGGTTAAGGTTAGTAAGATAGTAAGCTTAGCTGACGATATTGCTTTAAAATTAGCGGCAGCGGATGTCAGAATTGAAGCGCCAATTCCAGGAAAAGCCGCGGTTGGAATTGAAGTTCCCAACAAAGAAATAAATATGGTGGTATTAAGAGAAATTATCGAAACTCCTGAATTTCAGAATCAAGCTTCACCCCTTGCTTTTGCCCTGGGCAAGGATATTGCCGGTAAACCAATTGTGGCCGATCTCCAAAAAATGCCTCATTTACTCATTGCTGGAGCAACAGGATCGGGGAAAAGTGTTTGTTTAAATACCCTGATTTCCAGCATTTTATTCCGGGCAACTCCACAGGAAGTAAAGTTTCTGATGATCGACCCGAAAATGGTCGAGCTGGTTACTTTTAACGGCATTCCCCATTTAATTAGCCCGGTAGTTACCAATGCCAAAAAAGCAGCCATTTCTCTCCGCTGGGCTGTGAGAGAAATGGAGCGGCGCTATGAACTTTTTGCCAAGTACGGAGTTCGGGATATAACGCGCTTTAACAGCTTAGTTTTAACTAAAGGTGGCGAGGATTTAAGTTATTTGCCTTACATCGTTATTATTATTGATGAGCTGGCCGATTTAATGATGGTTTCTCCAGCAGAAGTGGAGGATTCTATCTGCCGGTTAGCACAAATGGCGCGAGCTGCCGGGATGCATTTGGTTGTAGCAACTCAACGTCCTTCGGTGGACGTAATAACCGGTTTAATAAAAGCCAATATTCCTTCACGGATATCGTTCGCGGTTTCCTCGCAGACCGATTCCCGTACTATCTTGGACATGGCTGGTGCGGAAAAACTTTTAGGAAAAGGAGATATGCTGTTTTTTCCGGTTGGCGCCTCCAAACCCATTCGCGTTCAAGGAGCTTACATGTCCGATAAAGAAGTGGAAGCGGTGGTGGAGTTTTGGAAAAAACAGGGGGACCCCGAATTTTCGTCCGAGTTCGAGCAGGAACTGGATGTCGAAGAAGATTCACAGTTGGAAGAAGACGAGTTATTGCCGCAGGCGGTGAAAATTGTCATGGATGCCGGGCATGCCTCGATTTCCCTTCTCCAAAGACGTCTTAGAATTGGATATGCCCGGGCAGCTCGTTTAATTGACCAAATGGAAAGAAAAGGAATTGTTGGGGGCTATGAAGGAAGTAAACCGCGGTCTGTGTTAATTTCATACGAACAATATAAAGAAATGTTTAAGGACCTTTAA
- a CDS encoding YlmC/YmxH family sporulation protein, translating to MRLEELAGKEIINVKTGSRLGVVEGVDFHIIPETGEIVSVIMPGKGGIFSFFKENIPKEIPWHAVKLIGSEVILIELDNTY from the coding sequence ATGCGCTTAGAAGAGCTTGCCGGCAAAGAAATAATTAACGTTAAAACCGGAAGCCGCCTTGGAGTAGTGGAGGGAGTGGATTTTCATATTATACCAGAAACCGGTGAAATTGTTAGTGTTATCATGCCGGGGAAAGGGGGGATTTTTTCCTTTTTTAAAGAAAATATACCAAAAGAAATTCCCTGGCATGCGGTTAAATTAATTGGTAGCGAAGTAATTTTAATTGAATTAGATAATACATATTAA
- a CDS encoding undecaprenyl-diphosphate phosphatase: MNSFQALILGLVQGLTEYLPVSSSGHLVLLQKIFGLKENVLLFDILVHLGTLVPLLIIFRDEILAIIKKPWGRLPLLIIAGTVPTALIGLGFKDFFERLFVSGSTLGIEFIITGLILWLAERQKSGRKNLEKTTFLDAIFVGVAQGLAILPAISRSGLTISGALIRGLNREWAAKFSFLLSIPAILGAAVLDLKSFVEQNANLAGIDLMPFIVGFFAAMLSGYFAVKFMLEILRKGKLTWFSYYVWILGVTILVLQAAGKF; encoded by the coding sequence TTGAACTCATTTCAAGCTTTAATTTTAGGACTTGTTCAGGGTTTAACCGAGTATTTACCCGTTTCCAGTTCCGGGCATTTAGTTTTATTGCAAAAAATCTTTGGCTTAAAGGAAAATGTCTTGCTCTTTGATATTTTGGTCCATTTAGGAACTCTTGTTCCCCTTTTAATTATTTTTCGCGATGAAATTTTGGCGATTATCAAAAAACCCTGGGGGCGATTACCTCTTCTTATAATTGCCGGTACCGTTCCTACAGCTTTAATTGGCCTTGGATTTAAGGACTTCTTTGAACGGCTTTTTGTCTCAGGTTCTACTTTAGGAATTGAATTTATTATTACCGGACTAATCCTGTGGCTGGCCGAACGGCAGAAAAGCGGTCGAAAAAATCTCGAAAAAACAACTTTTTTGGATGCAATTTTTGTAGGTGTAGCTCAGGGATTGGCCATTTTGCCGGCAATTTCCCGGTCGGGGTTAACCATTTCCGGGGCTTTAATAAGAGGTTTAAACCGCGAATGGGCTGCAAAATTTTCCTTTTTACTATCTATTCCTGCCATCTTGGGAGCTGCAGTTTTGGATTTAAAAAGTTTTGTCGAGCAAAACGCAAATTTAGCGGGGATTGATTTGATGCCGTTTATTGTTGGGTTTTTTGCAGCAATGCTTTCAGGATACTTTGCGGTAAAATTTATGTTAGAGATCTTGCGTAAAGGAAAGTTAACCTGGTTTTCCTATTACGTCTGGATTTTGGGAGTAACAATTTTGGTGTTACAGGCGGCAGGTAAATTTTAA
- a CDS encoding ribonuclease J, with protein MPIKDGRLQIIPLGGLGEIGKNMMVIKYNDAIIVIDAGLMFPEEELLGIDMVIPDMSYLIENKEKVKAVLLTHGHEDHIGGMPYFLKQFDVPVYGTRLTLGLLSAKLKEAGIPRASLNVVAPRDVLNIGPFKIEFIKVSHSIPDTVGIAVHTPVGTVVHTGDFKLDPTPVDGKVTDFYKLAELGEKGVLVLMSDSTNAERPGFTLSEKTVGNTFEETFRVAEGRIIIATFASNVHRLQQAIYTAHKFKRKVAIVGRSMLNVVEIANELGYLDIPDGLLIDVDEINRYPHKQVVILTTGSQGEPMSALTRMAMSEHRQVEIVAGDTVIISAMPIPGNEKLVSRIIDQLFKLGAKVIYEAVSGIHVSGHPSQEELKLMINLLKPKYFVPIHGEYRHLIKHAEIARELGIKPQNIFVVENGQVLEFTKKSGRLAGKVPAGRVLVDGLGVGDVGNIVLRDRKQLAQDGIIIVVLTLNRESGEIVAGPDIVTRGFVYVRESEQLIDEAKQKVTEALNKCFNHGLLEWSAIKSQVRDALGKYLFEKTRRRPMILPIIMEI; from the coding sequence TTGCCAATTAAAGATGGAAGACTTCAAATTATACCATTAGGCGGCCTTGGAGAAATCGGGAAAAACATGATGGTCATCAAATATAACGATGCCATTATAGTGATCGATGCCGGACTGATGTTTCCCGAAGAAGAACTGTTAGGTATTGACATGGTTATTCCCGACATGTCTTATCTCATAGAAAACAAAGAAAAAGTTAAAGCGGTGCTTTTAACCCATGGTCACGAGGACCACATTGGTGGGATGCCTTATTTTTTGAAACAATTTGATGTTCCGGTTTACGGAACAAGGCTGACTTTGGGGCTTTTAAGTGCCAAGCTTAAAGAAGCGGGGATTCCCAGAGCCAGCTTAAATGTTGTGGCTCCGCGGGATGTTTTAAATATTGGGCCGTTTAAGATTGAATTTATCAAAGTTTCTCACAGTATACCGGATACTGTAGGAATTGCGGTACATACTCCTGTGGGGACAGTAGTCCACACCGGCGATTTTAAACTGGATCCTACTCCAGTTGATGGGAAGGTTACGGATTTTTATAAGTTAGCGGAACTTGGAGAAAAAGGCGTTTTAGTTTTAATGTCGGACAGCACCAATGCCGAAAGGCCCGGCTTTACCTTGTCGGAAAAAACCGTGGGTAATACCTTTGAAGAAACGTTCAGGGTGGCGGAAGGTAGAATTATCATTGCAACTTTTGCCTCAAATGTTCATCGTTTGCAGCAAGCAATTTATACCGCCCATAAATTTAAAAGAAAAGTGGCCATTGTTGGCCGAAGCATGTTGAATGTGGTAGAAATTGCCAACGAGCTGGGCTATCTGGATATTCCCGATGGACTGTTAATTGATGTGGATGAAATAAACCGCTACCCTCATAAACAAGTCGTTATACTAACTACGGGAAGCCAGGGAGAACCAATGTCAGCGCTTACCCGCATGGCCATGTCTGAGCACCGTCAGGTGGAAATTGTAGCAGGAGATACGGTTATCATTTCTGCAATGCCGATTCCGGGAAATGAGAAGTTGGTCTCCAGAATTATTGACCAGTTATTTAAATTGGGTGCCAAAGTTATTTACGAGGCGGTTTCAGGGATTCATGTCTCTGGACACCCCAGCCAGGAAGAATTAAAATTAATGATCAACCTTTTAAAACCAAAATACTTTGTTCCCATTCACGGAGAATACCGCCATTTAATTAAGCATGCGGAAATTGCGCGGGAGTTAGGCATAAAACCCCAAAACATCTTTGTGGTGGAGAACGGTCAGGTTTTGGAATTCACGAAAAAATCCGGACGTCTTGCCGGAAAAGTACCGGCCGGCCGGGTATTGGTTGATGGACTCGGAGTGGGGGATGTCGGGAATATTGTGTTAAGGGACCGTAAACAACTGGCCCAGGATGGTATTATTATTGTCGTGCTTACTTTAAACCGGGAGTCCGGAGAGATTGTTGCCGGTCCAGACATTGTAACCCGGGGATTTGTCTACGTCCGGGAGTCGGAACAGTTAATCGATGAGGCCAAACAGAAGGTTACCGAAGCTTTAAATAAATGTTTTAATCACGGCTTGTTAGAGTGGTCTGCCATAAAAAGTCAGGTTAGAGATGCGTTAGGAAAATATCTATTTGAAAAGACCCGCCGTCGTCCAATGATTTTACCGATTATAATGGAAATTTAG
- a CDS encoding aspartate-semialdehyde dehydrogenase, whose amino-acid sequence MSYNVVVIGATGAVGGEILKILEERNFPVKELRLGATSRSAGKEVVFRGETYKVLETTPEIFDGMDIALFAGGSASKEFARIAAAKGVTVIDNSSAFRLEPDVPLVVPEVNPEDVKWHKGIIANPNCSTIQMVVALKPLHDYGKIKRVVVSTYQAVSGAGIEAIEELKQQVKAYLNGEEAVPNVFPYPIAFNLIPHIDVFQDMYYTKEEWKMVLETQKIMHDPEIKVTATTVRVPVFRSHSESINIETEIKITREKAIELLKKAPGVKVIDNPEEKLYPMPLYASDQDEVFVGRIREDNTISNGLNLWVVADQLRKGAATNAVQIAELLIKYGCVKQNG is encoded by the coding sequence TTGAGCTATAATGTGGTAGTAATTGGAGCTACCGGTGCGGTAGGAGGAGAAATTCTAAAAATTTTAGAGGAAAGAAACTTTCCCGTAAAAGAACTTCGACTGGGGGCAACTTCCCGTTCTGCCGGTAAAGAAGTGGTTTTTCGGGGAGAAACGTATAAGGTGTTAGAAACAACACCGGAAATATTTGATGGTATGGATATTGCCTTATTTGCCGGGGGTTCTGCCAGTAAAGAATTTGCCCGCATTGCTGCAGCAAAAGGGGTAACGGTAATTGATAATAGCAGTGCTTTTCGTTTAGAGCCGGACGTACCATTGGTGGTTCCTGAAGTAAATCCCGAGGATGTTAAATGGCACAAAGGTATAATTGCCAATCCCAATTGTTCGACAATCCAGATGGTTGTGGCGTTAAAGCCTTTGCATGATTATGGAAAAATTAAACGGGTGGTTGTTTCGACCTATCAAGCAGTTTCCGGTGCTGGCATTGAAGCCATAGAAGAATTAAAGCAGCAGGTTAAGGCGTATTTAAACGGTGAAGAGGCGGTACCCAACGTCTTTCCGTATCCTATTGCTTTTAATTTAATTCCTCACATCGATGTATTCCAGGATATGTATTATACAAAAGAAGAATGGAAAATGGTTTTAGAGACGCAAAAGATAATGCATGATCCGGAAATTAAAGTAACCGCCACAACTGTAAGGGTACCGGTCTTTAGAAGTCACTCGGAAAGCATTAACATTGAAACGGAAATTAAAATTACCCGGGAGAAAGCTATTGAGCTTTTGAAAAAGGCTCCGGGGGTAAAAGTAATTGACAATCCTGAAGAAAAGCTGTACCCAATGCCCTTGTATGCCTCGGACCAGGATGAGGTTTTTGTGGGAAGAATCCGGGAAGATAATACAATTTCCAATGGCTTAAATCTTTGGGTTGTTGCGGACCAATTACGGAAGGGTGCAGCTACAAATGCTGTTCAGATTGCTGAACTACTAATAAAGTACGGGTGTGTGAAGCAAAATGGCTAA
- the dpaA gene encoding dipicolinic acid synthetase subunit A, which translates to MKQVLLGINLTILGGDLRNVYLIDELEKLGAFIKVLGLPVARRSKVVLCHSLEEALKDTDVVVLPMPGVNHQGKLFAPLCEESYYLTPELKDSIKGEVLFVVGFANSYLKQLAADLGVELVEIAEMDHVAIYNSIPSAEGAIQMAMEMIPITIHGSNAFVIGFGRTGQTLARMLAGIGARVFVAARKPKDLARIYEQCYIPVTFKELEVKIVEADIVFNTVPALVLPANLLQKLKKDAVIIDLASNPGGVDFEAAKSLGIQAVLAPGLPGKVAPKTAGKLLAKVLPELILKHCKVRDWRDLG; encoded by the coding sequence ATGAAACAGGTCTTGCTGGGAATTAATCTTACAATTTTAGGAGGGGATCTCCGAAACGTTTATTTGATTGACGAGTTAGAAAAACTTGGAGCATTTATTAAAGTCTTAGGTTTACCGGTTGCCCGCCGTTCGAAGGTCGTTTTATGTCATTCCTTAGAGGAAGCGCTCAAAGATACTGATGTAGTTGTATTACCCATGCCGGGGGTAAATCACCAGGGGAAGCTGTTTGCGCCTCTTTGTGAGGAAAGTTATTACCTTACTCCAGAACTCAAGGACAGCATTAAAGGAGAGGTTTTATTTGTCGTTGGCTTTGCCAACAGCTATTTAAAACAATTGGCGGCGGATTTGGGTGTAGAGCTTGTTGAAATTGCCGAAATGGACCATGTGGCAATTTATAACTCCATTCCCTCGGCCGAAGGGGCTATCCAAATGGCCATGGAAATGATTCCCATAACCATCCATGGAAGCAATGCTTTTGTTATAGGATTTGGCCGTACCGGTCAAACTTTAGCCCGGATGTTAGCTGGAATTGGGGCACGGGTATTTGTGGCAGCCCGGAAACCTAAGGATTTGGCCAGGATTTATGAGCAATGCTATATTCCCGTTACCTTTAAGGAGTTAGAAGTAAAAATTGTCGAGGCGGATATTGTCTTTAATACCGTTCCTGCTCTGGTTTTACCGGCAAATTTACTGCAAAAACTTAAGAAAGATGCGGTTATAATTGACCTTGCCTCCAATCCCGGTGGAGTTGATTTTGAAGCGGCAAAATCCCTTGGTATCCAGGCGGTTTTAGCACCGGGACTTCCCGGTAAAGTGGCTCCCAAAACTGCTGGAAAACTTTTAGCCAAGGTTTTACCTGAATTAATCCTTAAGCACTGTAAGGTGCGGGATTGGAGGGATTTGGGATGA
- the dapA gene encoding 4-hydroxy-tetrahydrodipicolinate synthase produces MAVFGRLLTAMVTPFDRDGKVNLEQAQKLASFLVENGSDGIVVAGTTGESPTLSFEEKVDLFKAVVEAVGGKAAVIAGTGSNATEASIKLTKAAEKVGVDGVMLVAPYYNKPSQKGLVEHFQAIARATSLPVMIYNIPGRTGVNILPKTMAKIAELENVVAIKEAAGSVDQATELIRILPERVKVFSGDDSLTLPILAVGGYGVVSVASHLVGLKIKEMIDQFLLGNVAVAARLHQELYPLIKALFITTNPVPVKTALNLMGHKVGGFRLPLVDMTEEEKEELVRELKNLNLL; encoded by the coding sequence ATGGCAGTGTTTGGACGATTGTTAACCGCTATGGTAACCCCTTTTGATCGGGATGGGAAGGTTAACCTGGAGCAGGCACAAAAATTAGCCAGTTTCTTGGTGGAAAACGGTTCTGATGGTATTGTGGTGGCGGGGACTACCGGTGAATCACCAACTTTATCCTTTGAAGAAAAAGTAGACCTTTTTAAAGCTGTTGTCGAAGCGGTAGGTGGAAAAGCAGCAGTTATTGCCGGAACGGGATCCAATGCAACGGAAGCTTCGATTAAACTTACTAAAGCTGCGGAAAAGGTCGGAGTAGATGGGGTTATGCTGGTAGCTCCGTACTATAACAAACCTTCCCAAAAGGGGCTTGTCGAACATTTTCAGGCGATTGCCAGAGCCACCAGCTTACCGGTTATGATTTATAACATTCCCGGTCGCACAGGGGTTAATATCTTACCCAAGACGATGGCTAAAATTGCCGAACTGGAAAATGTTGTAGCAATTAAAGAAGCTGCGGGAAGTGTTGATCAGGCAACCGAACTAATAAGAATTTTACCGGAAAGGGTAAAGGTATTTTCCGGAGATGACAGCTTGACCCTGCCCATTTTAGCGGTGGGAGGTTACGGAGTTGTTAGTGTGGCAAGTCACCTTGTTGGTCTAAAAATAAAAGAAATGATCGATCAGTTTCTTTTAGGAAATGTGGCGGTGGCAGCTCGCCTCCACCAGGAGCTTTATCCTTTAATTAAAGCATTATTTATAACAACTAATCCGGTACCAGTAAAAACTGCGCTGAATTTAATGGGACATAAAGTTGGTGGTTTTAGACTTCCGCTGGTGGATATGACCGAGGAGGAAAAGGAGGAACTGGTACGGGAATTGAAAAACCTTAATTTGTTGTAA